Below is a window of bacterium DNA.
TTTGCGGACATCTGGTCCGGCTACTACACCGACGAAGAGCCCGGATCGATGTGGGTGGTGGAGGAAGCGGGGGAGGTGTTGGGCTACCTGGCGGGCTGCGTCGACACTCAGCGGGCGCCTGGCGACGAGAGGGCGATGGTGAGCGCCATGTTTCGTCATGGGCTGTTGTTTCGACCCGGCACCGCCGGGTTCTTCTGGCGTTCCTTTCGAGATGTCCTTCATTCGGGAATCCCAGTCGGCGAGCTCGACGACTCGCGCTGGCCGTCCCATCTGCATATCGACCTGCTGCCGCCGGCACGTGGTCGCGGCGCCGGCAGGCGTCTGATGGAGGCGTGGTTCAGTCAGCTCCGGGAGCAGGGCTCCCCAGGCTGTCATCTCGGCACGATCGGGGAGAACCATGCAGCTATCCGTTTCTTCGAAACGGTGGGCTTCCGCCGCCACGGCGAGCCGAGCCTGGTGCCGGGCATGCGAACGCCCCAAGGTGGGAGACATC
It encodes the following:
- a CDS encoding GNAT family N-acetyltransferase yields the protein MILLPHGWYRGGRESRHAISELIVRRYEPHDRPGVRRVTYETGYMGEPPTFYWRHRASFADIWSGYYTDEEPGSMWVVEEAGEVLGYLAGCVDTQRAPGDERAMVSAMFRHGLLFRPGTAGFFWRSFRDVLHSGIPVGELDDSRWPSHLHIDLLPPARGRGAGRRLMEAWFSQLREQGSPGCHLGTIGENHAAIRFFETVGFRRHGEPSLVPGMRTPQGGRHHAQLMVADL